The genomic stretch AGGCGTTCCAGAACACCAACCGGCGAATCCGATCGGGAATTTCCTCCGCAAGCCGGGCGATGATCGTGCCGCCGTAGGAGTGCCCGACCAGGACGAAGTCCCGCAGGCCGGCCTTCACGATCTGCGCGACGAGGTCGTCGACCTGCTGGGCGTGATCGACGCGCTTGTCGACGTTCAAGCCGTGTCCAAGCACCGTCGGTGCCACTACCGAGTGGCTCTGCTGTTCGAGCCGCTTGGCAACCGGACCCCAGTTCTCTCCGGGGTGCCACGAACCGTGGATGAGAACGAATTTCGACATGTCACGTCCCCTAATGCTGACAACGAAGGTATATGCGAAGACCGTCACCCTCGGAAACGCAACCTTTGTGAACTCCGAGCCGGCGGCCTAGCTCCCGCGGGCATCCAGGCTGAACGCGCCGGCGCCGAAATGGGCGATTTGCAGCAGACCGCCGGCCAGCATGACGTTCTTCAGAAAATGGATCATCTGGTTCTGGTCGGCGAAGTTGCGATGGAAGACGATCGCCGTTGCCAGCGTGAAAAGCGCGACGACGATCGCCACGGGACCTACGCGGAATCCAAGCAGAAGCAGCAGCCCACCGCCGATTTCGACCAGGACCGCAATAACCCACCCAGGAGGAGCGAACGGCAGGCCGGCGGCATCTATCATGGCGACCACGCCCGAGTAGCTGGCGACCTTGCCCAAGCCGCTGAACAGGAACGGCAGCCCGATCATTATGCGTCCCAGTAGGGGTAGAAAACGCATACCTTCCATCTCAAAGTCCTTAGGGTTGTGCGGGAATCCCCGATCGGGTCAATTCGACGCAAGTGCGTCGCCGGGAGACGCTTTTTTGGGGCGGGCCTGCTACGAACGCCGTGAGCGCCGAACATGCGGTGCTCCCTTACGATCGGGTAGCAGCAGGAATCGACTTTGATATATTCGGTTCCTGAATGATGGCAGCCCAGCCCCTGTCGAGGGTCGGACGGCTGGGAGCGGCGGAACAGCGCCCCTTCCGCACGCGCCGCATGGTCATCACCCTTTTGGAGCCTCCCGAATTAACTTTCCGATCAGCTTCCAAGAGGCCCCCTCAAAACGCATGAGTTGCATGTCTTTGATCGCGTCGTAGTCCGTCGGGGTCGTGTTGATTTCGATGCCCGGCAGGAACAGATCCAACGAGACATGATCGAAACTTGCCGCCTGCTTCATGACGTTCTCGCGCGTAAGGTCGTCTCCGCGTCGTCTTAGGACGAGTTCGATGGCCTGGGTGTTGGGCCTGTCGGTTACTATTACGGCCAGGTTTCCGACGACACCTCCAGCGCCTATTATAATTATGCGATCAACGTGAACCGCTACAACGTCTGGGGTGCGGGAGCGCGTTTCAGTTATGATTTCGGGCCTTGCGTGGCGAACGTCTGGGCCGTAGCGGATGTGCACGCCGACGCGGCTGGCGGCATGCCGGTGGACAAGGCGACGGTAACGCGAGGTTACAATATCTTCACCAGCCTTAGCTTTAAGCTCTGGTCTCCGGAGCCAGAACCGGCACCGGCATTGCGTCCTAGCAGTTTGCGGAAAAAGAGTTTTCATGGAGGCCATGAGCAACTTTGATTCAAGAACCGAGCGCGAAACGCACGATAGATTCAAGAAACGGCCGTTTTTCGATTCGATTGTTGCTCAACGTCACATCTATTCTGAGTTTTTCAGCAAACTGCTAGAATTAAATGACGTCCGCCCGCGAGGTCTGAGGCCCGTCTCTCCCACCGAAGTCCGACGGCGGTGCTACCTAGAAAAAAGCCCGGTGGTCGATCGACCACCGGGAAGTCTAGGGAGGAAACGCGGCTTACGCGGCACAACTGCGGCCATGAGACAGCATTGCGTTCGAGCTCCCGCTCGAACGACACGCCCCTGACCATTCTCGAAACGCCATGCGCTCGAGTTCGTGGCCGGAGCTATCTCAGCCGCCCATGATAGAGCGGACCAATTTCTTGATGGGATCAGCAGCCATCAAGACGATCGGAACCATTAGAGCCCAAGACAGTAACCAAGAACCGACCCATACCTTTCCGAACGACGGATCGCCCAAGCTCGACCTGGAGGAAACGGCCGCCGTTATGCAAGTCGTTACGCCGGCCTGGAGAACGGCGAACACGAAATGACCGTATCGCTCAGGAATCCTAGGGGGCGCCATCGGTGTCGAGTTCCTCTTGCTGGGTTTGCCACCGAGCGCGCGGCCCACCGTGGGGCGCTTATTCCTTGAATTTGGGCTGACGACCTTCCTTGAAGGAGGCGATCCCTTCTCGAGCGTCGTGATGCATGAACAGGTATGGAAATCCGTCGAGGGTGTGGCGCATTTCGTCGCCACCTAGGCCACGATTATAGAAGGACTTGGCCATTTGCACGGATAGCCTTGGCCTTTCGGCGATTTGGTTGGCAAACTCGACTGCCGTATCGAGAACCTTTTCATGCGGCGCGACGCGGAGAACGATACCAAGTGCACGGGCTTCTTCCGCTCCGATCGGCTCGCCGAGGATACTCAGTTCCTTCGCTTTCGCGCGACCAACGATGTCCGCTAGGCGAACAATCGCAAACGCCGGAAGCAATCCGAGCTTAATTTCGGGAACGGCAAGCTTGGCTCGGTCCGACGCTATGACGAAGTCCGATGCTATCGCCAACTCGAAGCCCCCGCCGAAAGCGACGCCATTGACGGCGGCAATCACCGGCTTCTTGCACTTCTCTGGCGCCGACAGCAGTTCGAAGGTCTCTGCCATGAAGTTACGTGCCTTTTCCGGATCGAAATCGAACGCTCCAATATCTGCGCCCGCGCAGAACGCCTTTTCTCCACTACCGGTGATGATTGCCACCCGAACTGCATCGTCGGCATCGACCTTCGCAAGACCCTCGAGAAGTCCTGCTCTTATTCCCGCGCTCAACGCGTTCAGCTTCTTGGGTTCATCCATGGTTAGAATCGCGACCTTACCCCGGATTTCGTAATTCACGCTGCCCAGTCTCATAGTCGCTCCTCTTCGCTCCGGCCGACGCAAAAATCAGCCACTCGGCAACCGCGCTAGGCGCGCGGGCAATGCCGTCATTTCGTAAATGTCGCTCGAGCGTAGTACCCGCGCGTCTTTGACGACAAGACAGTATTTTTACCCTTGAGTCAAATCTTAGTTTGAGCGAAGCTCTCTTCATCCGTCCCACCCTTGAAGGAGCAACTTAGATGAACAAAGCCACCGACACGCCGGATTCAAAGCAAGTCTATGGAATGACCGATGAACAGCTCGCGAAGCGCGAGAGCGTTTACCGCAACGATCTGCTGGCCGGTAAAACGATCCTGATTTCGGGTGGTGGGTCCGGTATCGGAAGAACCATGGCGTGGCTGTGTGGCCGCCTCGGCGCGACAGTTGTGATTTGCGGCCGGAAGCCCGAGCGCCTTGAACTCACCGCCGCGCCGATGCGCTCGTCGGGACTTAAGGTCGAAACGTTCGCTTGCAATATCAGAAATCCGGACGAGCCTGCGGCGCTCATGGACAAGCTCTTCAGCGAACACGGCGGCATCGACGTGTTGGTGAACAACGCCGGCGGACAGTTTCCGCAGCCCGCGATCGACTTCGCCGCCAAAGGCTGGAATGCCGTCATCGAAACCAATCTCACCGGCACCTGGAACATGATGCAGGCGGCTGGCCGCCACTGGCGAGACAGTTCCCGGCCGGGTTCGATCGTCAACATAATAACCGTCGTCGATCGGGGACAGCCGGGTGTTGCGCACACGTGTGCCGCTAGAGCGGGCGTTGCTGCGCTCACGCGCACCGTCGCTGTCGAATGGGCGCCGTTCCACATCCGGGTCAATTGCGTCGCGCCGGGCGGCATCGAGACGGAAGGTCTCAACAATTATCCGCCTGCGGCCCTCGACATGCTCAACCGCTCGAACCCGATGTTGAGACGCGGCGAGGGTTGGGACGTCGCCGAAGCAATGGTCTACCTGGCGGCACCTTCCGGCAAATTCATTACAGGCGAAACGTTGAACGTCGACGGCGGTGGCCGGCTATGGGGTGAATTCTGGATCGCAGGCAAACCCGCCTACTTCGACGCGGCCTGACGCCGAGCGGTTTCTGGCCGCCGCGCTGCCCAACCGGCGTCAGCGGCGGCCGGATCCACGGCTATCATGCATGCAGGGGGAGAGACGAATGAGGATCGACAGATTCATCGGAATTTTGACAGTGCTAAGTGGAGTATTGGGCGGATGCGCGTCGGCTCTGGCCCAGATCTCAGACAACGTGGTCCGCATCGGCGTGCTGAACGACCAATCCGGCGTTTATTCTGACATTACAGGCCGGGGATCAGTCATTGCTGCGCAGATGGCCGTCGAAGACTTTGGGGGGACCGTCCTCGGCAAACCTATCGAGATTATATTTGCCGATCATCAAAACAAAGCGGACGTCGGCTCGTCGATCGCGCGAAAATGGATCGATCGCCAAGGCGTTGACGCGATTGCAGACGTGCCCACCTCAT from Bradyrhizobium sp. Ash2021 encodes the following:
- a CDS encoding DUF2798 domain-containing protein, yielding MAPPRIPERYGHFVFAVLQAGVTTCITAAVSSRSSLGDPSFGKVWVGSWLLSWALMVPIVLMAADPIKKLVRSIMGG
- a CDS encoding SDR family oxidoreductase, with product MNKATDTPDSKQVYGMTDEQLAKRESVYRNDLLAGKTILISGGGSGIGRTMAWLCGRLGATVVICGRKPERLELTAAPMRSSGLKVETFACNIRNPDEPAALMDKLFSEHGGIDVLVNNAGGQFPQPAIDFAAKGWNAVIETNLTGTWNMMQAAGRHWRDSSRPGSIVNIITVVDRGQPGVAHTCAARAGVAALTRTVAVEWAPFHIRVNCVAPGGIETEGLNNYPPAALDMLNRSNPMLRRGEGWDVAEAMVYLAAPSGKFITGETLNVDGGGRLWGEFWIAGKPAYFDAA
- a CDS encoding enoyl-CoA hydratase/isomerase family protein yields the protein MRLGSVNYEIRGKVAILTMDEPKKLNALSAGIRAGLLEGLAKVDADDAVRVAIITGSGEKAFCAGADIGAFDFDPEKARNFMAETFELLSAPEKCKKPVIAAVNGVAFGGGFELAIASDFVIASDRAKLAVPEIKLGLLPAFAIVRLADIVGRAKAKELSILGEPIGAEEARALGIVLRVAPHEKVLDTAVEFANQIAERPRLSVQMAKSFYNRGLGGDEMRHTLDGFPYLFMHHDAREGIASFKEGRQPKFKE
- a CDS encoding DoxX family protein encodes the protein MIGLPFLFSGLGKVASYSGVVAMIDAAGLPFAPPGWVIAVLVEIGGGLLLLLGFRVGPVAIVVALFTLATAIVFHRNFADQNQMIHFLKNVMLAGGLLQIAHFGAGAFSLDARGS
- a CDS encoding alpha/beta hydrolase, translated to MSKFVLIHGSWHPGENWGPVAKRLEQQSHSVVAPTVLGHGLNVDKRVDHAQQVDDLVAQIVKAGLRDFVLVGHSYGGTIIARLAEEIPDRIRRLVFWNAFVPEKGHSLNDEVPPHYRALFEL